The nucleotide window CACCCACCCCTTTCTTTCATCTTGACTTCCACATGCCCTGTTTACCGACTGTACGAGACGGACTGACGAGGCGTTTCCGCTGGACTGTAGGTAGCGGTTTGCCCCGTGACTCTTCCATCTGCGAACTCAGTCGCGGCAATCTGGCTTCggctccccccctctctctccaacTGTTCAGTTCTCAAGTCAAGGAGGAAGTGCTTCCTGATCTGTCGCGGTCATCTTTTAGTGGAGAACACACAAAACTTGCCTCGGGCTCTAACGGCGAGCAGCCTTCGCATCCCGATGTTTgcttcctcttcctgcttcctctctctcgccaACAAGAAAacatgacggcgccgatgctGCTTCTTACCGAGTTGACGACGTCCCGAGGGGCGTTCTGGTTCTTCTCCCCTTCTAAGCCAGTCAGGACGACATATGACCGACATATGACGGTTTCCCTACCTTGCGGCGGAGGGGGCTCCGCGTAACACAAACTGACGTGAACAACCAGGCACTGACTGTATGTAGACTTATGAAGATCATACCAAAAAGCAAAAGAGtacatacaacaccaggtattcgctggtcgtcaccgacccaactactaatccggccctcactggcttatctatgggagagcggacgggatcccgagttctccagtgggtatggtcgtatgtgcCAGAGAAACGCCATAAAACTACTTATATTGGTGATGGCGGTGGCACTGTGATGGCTTCCGTGGTAGCTATCCACTCCAACGGCGTGTTGGGCGGAAGACCCGTGATGCCGATCCAGTGCGCCTACTTTGAGATGGAAAACCTTCCTGGACCGGAGAATCCGGCCATGCGTGAGCTTGGTCTCAGCTGgtaaggggggaggggcgaaGATCCCACACGCCCATGGCGGCCAGCAGATCCTTACGCGAGACCACAAGCCAGCGTCGTCTGGTAATAGTGCATCGTAGCAAACGGCGCGCGGCGGTAGACGTGACCGTGGCATGGACGGCTTCGGGCTGAGGGGCCGTCGAGAGTCCAGAAGAGACGGCAGGCCTCCagcagggggggagggggtctCGCCGGGCTGTTGGGCGGCTTGGAGCGTCTCGTACGAGTGCATCTGGAGTGGTTCTTCCTCGGACGTCAACATGGCGATGGACGAGTTTCAGTCCAGCTGTTACGCTTGTCTGTTGGTGCCTTGGGGTTTGTAACCCGAAACCTGCGCAGCGGTCCACTTATGAAAGCCACTTCGagatggagaggaagaaCTGGAGGGGATAAGGTTGTTGAGGATCCATTGCCCAGTTGCTCTCAAAATACCAGACATGGTAAGCTGATGGAATGTTGATGGAAGAAACATGATGCTGTCACCGGATTGCTAAAATGCAGGTTCTTCCACAGCAGCGTACGGTATCCTTCATTTTCTCATGCTGCTACCAAACCCGTCGAGTGTGAAGATGGCCCAAAGGAACAATATGCCTTGCCTACATCTCTGTGTCTGCTCCCTACCACTGGTGCCACCAATTAAGCTACATGACCCCCTCACTGCACCTTTCCACCTCTGAGATGCTGCTCAATTCATCTTCTGCAGCATCGGTGTTGCTGTTTGATGGATGTGATGCCAGCCGGTTTGGACGTCCTTCCTAGTGACATGATCAATATGGGATACgttggggaggggaggggggcgtcACATCACGCCCGAAGGACTTACCGTCGGTTGCTTTCCTGCTTCCCTCCTACACCATCACGAATCGTCAGATTCTTGATCACCTGCGAGCCGGCTCAATGATCACTCCTTCTTCCGTTATCCTTCCTGCCATGACGATGCGCGCCACTCTTGCTTCGCCATGCCTCTGATCCATCCTACCACCGTCTCGTGCCTCCCTAACAGGATGCCAGTGCTGCCTTGTTTGGTTCGCCGGGAAAGACCActccttctgcttcttgcATTTTCCCTGTCCTCCATGTTCTGTCTGATCGAGGGCCGCCCAGGAACACGAATGGTAAGGTGCTGGGCCACCTTCTGCGAGCCGGCTCCCTGACCACTGCCCCTTCCGTCACCCTTCCTGCCTTCAGGCAACACTGACGATGCGCGCCATTCCTGCCATGCCTTTAGTTCTTCCACCGTCTTGCGCCTCTCTGGCAGGAAGTTAGTGCTGCCTTGATCGGTTCGTCGGGAAAGATCactgcttctgcttcttaCCACCGGTCTCCATGTTCTGGCTGATTGGGGCCCGCCCTGGAAGGGTATAAATGTCTGCCCACCCCCCCGAcatctcctcttcttcttcttttcctctttatccatcttcttcacctGCTTTCGCAGCTGGCCGTGTGCTGCAAGCTGATCAAGAGAGCTTGGGCACGACGGACCTGGCGGTCCCCCTTTCACTAACCCCGCCAGGCTTCGAAGAAAAGGCGGCCACAATTTTTGGTTTCTGTTTGACCTGGTATTACACTCTATCCAGGTCGgactcttcttcttcttcttttcatTGTCTTCGCCGGCTGGTCCGGCGGGATGAAGAAGAGATCTCTGGCGATGCTGAGTCCTACTGCTGTTGGGCTGTTATCCATCCTGTatccatcttcttcacctACCTCCTCACGCAACAGACTGCGTGCCGCACGTTTGaagttcttcttcttcttttcctgaCGAACTTCTGGTAGTCGGCTTCCACTAGTTTCGGCCGTGTGCCACGAGCTGATCAAGAGGGCTTGCATCATGACGTTCTTCTTGTACTTTTCATGCTTGATCTTCTTGGGAGTGGTGTACACCTTCTGTAGGCCCTCGGTTCTTGTGCTCTCGGAATTGGGTCGTAATGCGATGGGAAATAGTTCTAAGGAAGATGGAAGTGATGGGAGATCTCCTGTGGGCGATGCAGCTTCTTATAGGAATAGACATGGGGTTGGTGCAAAAATCGTCTTTTAGCACCTTGAAGGGTCTGGTGAGTCACTGCCCATGTTCACGTATCCTCGTCCACGGTTACTAGCAAGCTTGTGTGTCGTCAGGGTTTGCGGTGCCACAAAGGTTAGGGAGGACCAGACGCATAGCGAACCATGGCTACAGGAGATCATTGTCAAACTTCATTGCAAAAATCCCTGACCGTAAATCGTGGCGTTGACTTGGATCCAGCCGGGTAACCAGTATCCCTTCTGTCATTGCGATTGTTGTACGTCAGGAGAAACTCTGGCCCAGCCGCTGGGAGCATGTGAACGGAACTTGCTAGCATAGTGTGAAAGAGAACCTTGCCTGGTCCGGATCCGTGGACGATGGAGATGGTGCCCAGGCGCATGCATCTTATGGTTTGGTCTGCGGACAACAAGGTCAACCGATTACAGCCCACCTGCCAGCCTCCCCTACCACGACCTATTACTAACCCTCCTATACGCTAACAGACTATCTAGCTGGCTGAGGTATACTTAAGCACAACACCCAAGTGAGCCCTTACTAGCTTATTCACAGGAGAGCAGACAGGGCCTTTGGATCTCCTGTAGGTAAAGTTATGCAGGCGATGGAAGGGGCTTGTTGGGTTCATTTTATTGGTAATGGTGTTGGCGCTGTGAACGGCACCGGATGGCAGCAGACTGCTCTGTGAACGTGGAGATCTTGTTGCCCGCGCCGCTAGGCAGTGATGCTCCATAACTTCGAATATCTGCGTCTCATACCTCGGAAGCGGGCGTTTCGTCCGCTGTCACTTTATCCTCATAGCAGGGAAATCAGATCAGTGGCAGCTTCAAGCTCCGGGGTTGTCGTCATGCCGGGAACGGGTGGCATTATCCAAAGTGATTGCCGTAACCCTTTGGATATTCCTTTAACAGACGACCTCCGGGTGCTCCACAAACTGTCCAACGTCTTGTGTTTGGTAGCTTATTGTGAGCGGCGGAAGAGACGCGTCCGACTCGCAAGTCTCGGAGCAGCGGAAATATGACCTGCAGCTGGTCAGGCTGGAGTACTGCTGCGGAGTCCCCTGCTTGGAAACATGGCTGACGCATTGCGCCGGCGTCAATGAGGATGTACCTTTGCTTCGTTGAAGGATGCCCAAGCAACCGGGTCTAAAGAACGAGAAACCGGAGTGCGTGTCCAGGTTAGCCATGAAATGATGACATCGCGCCGGGTGGACTTGGGGTCGAGGCGGTGGAAGCTGTAATGCATACTGGCATGCACGGTCCGGTCCGTTTCGACAGACCGGCCGAGTTGCAATATGTTAACATTAGACTGGTATGTGACAAGTATAATGATATGTGTCGAGGAGCCGGCCCGCCTGGGCCGGTCATATTTTCCAACGTCGCTCACATGCCGCATATGCTCTTCCATCAAGCATCATAAATGCTAGAGAACACTGCGCCCCAACCGTACAACGCCCAATAGCTCGAAGTCGACAACGttccgcctcctcccctttTAATGAATAGAGTCTCAATTCATTCGCGTCCAGATTCTGAGGCGTAGTCATCAACGAGACTCTGCATCTCAGCGTCATGTATCCTGCGATCCCGCAGCCGGCGCTCAAGAGGTTCGGCCTGCTCGAAGGAACCGCGGCGGCCCCAGTTGCGAGGCTGGCGCTTGAGGAAGGCGCCCACAGAGCCGAGATAGCCCTCGTGGCGTAAGAAGTAAGCCTGCTTCTTGCCTTGCGACCAGAACTTGATAGCATAGCTGAGGGTGTTGATTGTTTGCCGGTGCCCGCGGATGAATGAGCCGCCAAAGTAGATGTGGTCTAGATTGTGGATTTGCGACTGGAGGAAGGCAATCTGACCGATATTGTTTGAGATGGCGTACAGTAGAGACCGGGATATATCGGCACCAGAGAACGGCTGGTCCGAGTCTTGCTCGGCAGCGTCGTGGTGGCCGGCTTCAGACGACTCGGCAGGGTCTGGAGAAGGACCCGTGTTCTTGATGTCGCCGTTGTGCAGCCCACCGTGATCCTCTGCCTCGTTCTCAGCTGTGCGCTTCATGCGGAAGACCTTGCCAAAAGAAGACGCGATTGTCGTGCTCTTGAGGCCAATCTTT belongs to Colletotrichum higginsianum IMI 349063 chromosome 5, whole genome shotgun sequence and includes:
- a CDS encoding PA domain-containing protein, producing the protein MPCLPTVRDGLTRRFRWTVGSGLPRDSSICELSRGNLASAPPLSLQLFSSQVKEEVLPDLSRSSFSGEHTKLASGSNGEQPSHPDVCFLFLLPLSRQQENMTAPMLLLTELTTSRGAFWFFSPSKPTYEDHTKKQKSTYNTRYSLVVTDPTTNPALTGLSMGERTGSRVLQWVWSYVPEKRHKTTYIGDGGGTVMASVVAIHSNGVLGGRPVMPIQCAYFEMENLPGPENPAMRELGLSW